Proteins found in one Capillibacterium thermochitinicola genomic segment:
- the gap gene encoding type I glyceraldehyde-3-phosphate dehydrogenase yields the protein MTVKVGINGFGRIGRLVFRAAVNNPQVEIVGINDPFIDLDYMVYMLKYDTVHGRFQGEVKTEGDKLVVNGKKIAVYGFMDPTEIPWSDCGAEYIVESTGVFTVTEKASGHFKGGAKKVVISAPSKDAPMFVMGVNHDKYTKDMNVVSNASCTTNCLAPLAKVIHENFGIVEGLMTTVHATTATQKTVDGPSKKDWRGGRAASANIIPSSTGAAKAVGKVIPELNGKLTGMAFRVPTINVSVVDLTCRLAKGATYDEIKAAVKKAAENELKGIMAYTEDDVVSSDFIGDPHTCIFDAKAGISLNDNFVKLVAWYDNEWGYSNKVLDLICHMAKVDQN from the coding sequence ATGACGGTAAAAGTGGGCATCAACGGGTTTGGTCGTATTGGCCGGCTGGTCTTCCGTGCTGCGGTGAATAACCCACAGGTGGAGATCGTGGGGATTAATGATCCTTTTATCGACCTGGACTATATGGTTTATATGTTAAAGTATGATACCGTGCACGGCCGCTTCCAGGGCGAAGTCAAGACCGAAGGCGACAAGCTGGTGGTCAACGGGAAGAAGATTGCGGTTTATGGCTTTATGGATCCGACGGAGATCCCCTGGAGTGATTGTGGTGCCGAGTATATCGTTGAGTCCACCGGTGTTTTCACCGTGACGGAAAAGGCATCCGGCCACTTCAAAGGTGGAGCGAAAAAAGTGGTCATCAGCGCGCCGTCGAAAGATGCGCCCATGTTTGTGATGGGTGTCAACCACGACAAGTACACCAAGGATATGAATGTGGTCTCCAACGCATCCTGCACCACCAACTGCTTGGCTCCGCTGGCCAAAGTGATCCACGAAAACTTCGGGATCGTTGAAGGGTTAATGACCACCGTGCACGCGACCACCGCGACCCAGAAGACGGTGGACGGCCCCTCCAAGAAAGACTGGCGCGGAGGCCGGGCCGCCAGCGCGAATATTATTCCTTCCTCGACCGGTGCGGCCAAGGCTGTCGGCAAAGTCATTCCCGAACTCAACGGCAAATTGACCGGTATGGCCTTCCGGGTGCCGACCATCAATGTGTCGGTCGTTGATCTGACCTGCCGTTTGGCGAAAGGAGCCACCTACGACGAGATTAAAGCCGCCGTCAAGAAAGCTGCGGAGAACGAGCTCAAAGGGATTATGGCCTACACCGAGGACGATGTGGTCTCCTCCGACTTCATCGGCGATCCCCATACCTGTATCTTTGATGCCAAAGCCGGCATTTCCTTGAACGATAACTTTGTGAAGCTCGTGGCCTGGTACGACAACGAGTGGGGTTATTCCAACAAAGTTCTCGATCTCATCTGCCATATGGCCAAAGTTGACCAAAACTAA
- the dnaX gene encoding DNA polymerase III subunit gamma/tau, whose product MEYLSLYRKWRPLSFTEGFVGQEHVVRTLRNALLYNKVAHAYLFTGPRGTGKTSAAKILAKAVNCTGRGESPDPCNQCPSCQRINDGVSLDVLEIDGASNRGIDEVRDLREKVKFAPVEGKFKVYIIDEVHMLTTEAFNALLKTLEEPPPHVIFIFATTESHKVPATILSRCQKFDFKRLTSQEISAHLARVVAAEGLTAEEEALRLIGQVTDGGMRDAIGLLEQGLAYAEGKLTAADVRAVLGLVENETLLALGEAVAAANPAAGFRLIQKASAEGKDLPLFARQIAGFFRDLLLLLWTETADAVPFSPAEKETARTIADKLGQAKLKRGVGLFLEAGSAARRGTEGSLPLEMAFLRLLTEEETAPDSALDQLAQKVAALERRLAQLEAALGNRPPAARGLAAKATPAPAVTRTAPAPAADKAAFTPSATKGLAATPASAPAAPTPASVELQPFDRWEEVLEGVKQRKRTVEALLREGTPIGRRGNQLLIRFTLEFHWEKIREVEYTRLVTEVLQEVTGEKLIPQFILGEAGNNQAEENSPDLLRKTLELFGGEVTEIKEEDR is encoded by the coding sequence TTGGAGTATCTTAGTCTTTATCGCAAATGGCGGCCACTGAGTTTTACGGAAGGCTTTGTCGGCCAGGAGCATGTGGTCCGGACTTTACGCAATGCCCTGCTGTATAACAAGGTGGCCCACGCCTATCTGTTTACCGGCCCCCGCGGAACCGGGAAAACATCGGCGGCGAAGATCCTGGCGAAGGCGGTGAACTGCACCGGGCGGGGCGAAAGCCCTGATCCTTGCAACCAGTGTCCCAGTTGCCAGCGGATCAACGACGGGGTTTCGCTGGATGTGTTGGAGATCGACGGCGCGTCCAACCGCGGGATTGACGAGGTCCGGGATTTAAGGGAAAAAGTAAAGTTTGCGCCGGTGGAAGGGAAATTTAAGGTCTATATCATCGATGAGGTTCACATGCTAACGACCGAAGCCTTCAACGCGCTTTTGAAGACATTGGAGGAGCCGCCGCCGCATGTGATCTTTATCTTTGCCACGACCGAGAGCCATAAAGTGCCGGCAACCATTCTTTCCCGGTGCCAAAAGTTTGATTTTAAACGGTTGACGAGCCAGGAGATCAGCGCCCACTTGGCCCGGGTAGTGGCGGCTGAAGGACTGACCGCCGAGGAGGAAGCCCTCCGTTTGATTGGTCAGGTGACGGACGGGGGAATGCGTGACGCTATTGGCCTTTTGGAACAGGGCCTGGCTTACGCCGAAGGGAAGCTAACCGCCGCCGATGTGCGGGCCGTCCTTGGTTTGGTGGAGAACGAGACTTTGCTGGCTTTGGGCGAAGCCGTCGCGGCTGCCAATCCGGCGGCCGGCTTTCGTTTGATCCAAAAGGCCAGTGCCGAAGGGAAGGATCTGCCTCTTTTTGCGCGGCAGATCGCCGGTTTCTTCCGGGATCTTCTCCTTTTGCTGTGGACAGAGACCGCGGACGCTGTGCCCTTCAGTCCGGCGGAAAAAGAAACCGCCCGGACCATCGCCGATAAACTGGGGCAGGCGAAATTAAAGCGGGGGGTTGGCCTCTTTCTCGAGGCCGGTTCGGCGGCCCGCCGGGGGACGGAGGGGAGCCTGCCGTTGGAGATGGCTTTTTTGCGCCTGTTAACGGAGGAGGAAACCGCACCGGACTCTGCCCTTGACCAGCTTGCACAGAAGGTGGCGGCGTTGGAGCGAAGGTTGGCGCAGCTGGAGGCGGCGCTCGGCAACCGGCCGCCCGCGGCGCGGGGACTGGCCGCCAAAGCGACACCCGCCCCGGCGGTGACCAGAACAGCCCCCGCTCCTGCGGCGGACAAAGCGGCCTTCACGCCTTCGGCGACGAAGGGGTTGGCGGCGACGCCTGCTTCGGCCCCGGCGGCGCCCACCCCGGCGTCCGTTGAATTACAACCCTTTGACCGCTGGGAAGAGGTTTTAGAAGGGGTCAAGCAGCGGAAAAGGACCGTTGAAGCCTTACTCCGGGAAGGAACCCCCATCGGGCGGCGCGGCAATCAACTCTTGATCCGCTTTACCCTCGAATTTCATTGGGAGAAAATAAGGGAGGTGGAGTACACCCGCCTCGTGACCGAAGTTTTACAGGAAGTCACCGGCGAAAAGCTGATCCCCCAATTTATTCTGGGAGAAGCAGGAAATAACCAGGCGGAGGAGAATTCTCCAGATTTACTCCGCAAAACTTTGGAACTTTTCGGTGGGGAAGTCACCGAAATCAAAGAGGAGGACCGATGA
- a CDS encoding PHP domain-containing protein — translation MAIDLHLHTHASDGTLSPRQLLTEAVKLGLSAVSITDHDTTASLAAGTAVAAELGLVFIPGVEVSASYTPDISLHILGYGIDPAHPGLREVLTFNQKAWDQSEEDSIAALEKLAIKIDRDRYNYWKAHPEAGAWPMFNTMKEMGLVRDVSEYFDKYFGVGRPAYITITFTPPQEVIQAIKAAGGVPVLAHPGLYVEDDIKLMSRPSFQQTILSWGIEGLEAIAGSHSPEETAFYLSFCQKHGLLVTGGSDYHGSFAGRRLGTPVMDDAYLPPLLEAIARRRQG, via the coding sequence ATGGCTATCGATTTGCACCTCCATACCCATGCTTCCGACGGAACCCTCTCCCCCCGACAGCTGCTTACGGAAGCGGTCAAGCTTGGGCTTTCCGCCGTGTCGATCACCGATCACGACACCACCGCGTCCCTCGCCGCGGGTACTGCCGTGGCCGCCGAATTGGGTTTGGTCTTCATCCCCGGGGTGGAAGTGTCGGCCAGTTACACCCCGGACATCAGCCTGCATATTTTAGGGTACGGCATCGATCCCGCCCATCCTGGACTCCGCGAGGTCCTGACCTTCAACCAGAAGGCCTGGGACCAAAGTGAAGAAGACTCCATCGCCGCTCTGGAAAAACTGGCGATTAAAATCGACCGGGATCGTTACAACTACTGGAAAGCCCACCCGGAAGCGGGAGCCTGGCCCATGTTTAACACCATGAAGGAAATGGGCCTGGTCCGTGATGTCAGTGAATATTTTGATAAATATTTTGGGGTAGGGAGACCGGCCTACATCACCATTACCTTCACCCCGCCGCAAGAGGTAATTCAAGCGATCAAGGCGGCGGGCGGTGTCCCGGTCCTCGCCCACCCCGGTCTATATGTGGAAGATGACATCAAGTTAATGAGCAGACCCTCATTCCAACAGACCATCTTAAGTTGGGGGATCGAAGGCCTGGAAGCCATTGCCGGCAGCCATTCCCCGGAAGAAACCGCCTTTTACCTTAGTTTTTGTCAAAAGCACGGCCTCCTGGTCACCGGTGGCTCCGACTATCACGGCAGCTTCGCCGGCCGCCGCCTGGGGACCCCCGTCATGGACGACGCCTATCTTCCCCCGCTCTTAGAGGCGATTGCCCGCCGTCGGCAAGGATAA
- a CDS encoding outer membrane lipoprotein-sorting protein: MGEAANGDILQMGFTPAYQCRFRPEGESPENWCLLLEARANGGGIYPVIVLWVNKETYLPVAGEFYARSGKLLKSIVYQEYRTVLGKPVAMKVTIRDGTQPDRYTVMEYIKLVEKSLPPHYHWQLALPLPESLLNPEKMIPGPEST, from the coding sequence TTGGGGGAAGCGGCCAACGGTGATATCTTGCAAATGGGTTTTACGCCGGCGTATCAATGCCGTTTCCGGCCGGAAGGGGAATCTCCGGAGAACTGGTGTCTGTTGCTGGAGGCCCGGGCGAACGGGGGAGGCATTTACCCGGTGATCGTCCTGTGGGTAAATAAAGAAACCTATTTGCCGGTGGCCGGCGAGTTTTATGCCCGCAGCGGGAAACTGCTAAAGAGTATTGTCTATCAGGAATACCGGACCGTCCTGGGCAAGCCGGTGGCGATGAAGGTGACGATCCGTGACGGCACGCAACCGGACCGCTACACGGTGATGGAATATATCAAGCTGGTTGAAAAAAGTCTGCCGCCGCATTATCACTGGCAACTGGCCTTGCCTTTGCCGGAGTCGTTGTTGAACCCGGAAAAGATGATACCGGGGCCGGAATCGACCTGA
- a CDS encoding nitroreductase family protein, producing the protein MDVMAAIRGRRSIRKYESRPLAEETLRQVLEAARLAPSARNRQEWRFVVVRDPSQIRRVTEAAGQPFIGTAPVIIAGVALNPERVMRCGVPTYAVDLTIALTNMMLAATALGLGTCWIGSFDQEEVKRVLAIPAHYMVAGLVPLGYPAENPEARPRKQLSEIVSYDYF; encoded by the coding sequence ATGGATGTCATGGCGGCAATCCGTGGGCGGCGGAGCATCCGCAAGTACGAAAGCCGCCCTCTTGCGGAAGAAACCTTGAGGCAGGTCCTGGAAGCCGCCCGCCTTGCCCCTTCAGCCCGGAACCGGCAGGAGTGGCGGTTTGTGGTGGTGAGGGATCCGTCCCAGATCCGGCGGGTGACAGAGGCGGCCGGCCAGCCCTTTATCGGGACTGCACCGGTGATCATCGCCGGGGTCGCCCTCAACCCCGAACGGGTGATGCGGTGCGGAGTACCGACTTATGCGGTGGATTTGACGATTGCCTTGACCAATATGATGCTGGCGGCGACCGCCCTTGGTCTCGGCACCTGTTGGATCGGCTCTTTTGACCAGGAAGAGGTGAAAAGGGTCCTGGCCATCCCCGCCCACTATATGGTGGCGGGATTGGTGCCCCTTGGTTATCCGGCGGAGAATCCGGAGGCCAGGCCGCGGAAACAACTGTCGGAGATTGTTTCCTACGACTATTTTTAG
- a CDS encoding OPT/YSL family transporter: MESRKETRGLWGIAQLTVRSLILGAVGSAVITASSMYIALRMGALPWPTIFVAVLSMTVLKLLGNTTLKEISIAQTAMSAGAMVAGGMAFTLPGLWMVGAWSGPQVLAEHWWEVLTIALAGMILGALLTWWLRPKYIEQSTSPYPIGKAAAQTLITGDQGGKKSQLLFGAMGFSAVFTYLRDRLGLIPAALSSRWFTARQMEVGVMISPMALGIGYLIGPLATGVWFLGAVLAYLLIVPVGPAVGLLASPAAAAAFKNTLGLGLMVGTGVGIVVAFLLNLVQNLSKKGNAAQSGGQTEKTAAPAKGGIGIRTLQIGGVLIAYGFSLVAGVPPLAAVLLVGGVFVATAMAATITGETGINPMEIFGIIILLAIRAMMPVSTTAAFLIAACVAIACGYAGDILNDYKSGFILKTNPKAQFVSELVGGLVGTVVATVAMFALITRFGGVGTEYLPAPQAKAVTQMVHGLGDPVVFGSAVAVGALLYLARVPAMTLGIGMYLPFAISFTVFLGGLTRLVYERVKPGATTNGEVVASGLFGGEGIVGVTIAIVSMLTGA; encoded by the coding sequence ATGGAGAGTAGGAAAGAAACGAGAGGTTTATGGGGGATCGCGCAGTTAACTGTCCGTAGCCTGATCCTGGGGGCGGTCGGTTCAGCGGTCATTACCGCCAGTTCGATGTATATTGCCCTGCGGATGGGTGCTTTACCGTGGCCGACCATTTTTGTGGCCGTGCTTTCCATGACCGTCTTAAAGTTACTGGGCAACACGACTTTAAAGGAGATCAGTATTGCCCAGACGGCCATGTCGGCCGGGGCGATGGTGGCCGGCGGAATGGCCTTTACCCTGCCGGGGCTTTGGATGGTCGGCGCCTGGTCGGGACCGCAGGTTCTGGCCGAACACTGGTGGGAAGTTCTGACGATTGCGTTGGCCGGAATGATCCTCGGGGCTTTGTTGACGTGGTGGTTACGGCCGAAGTATATCGAACAGAGCACTTCACCGTATCCCATTGGGAAGGCGGCGGCGCAGACGTTGATCACCGGCGACCAGGGCGGAAAGAAATCACAGCTGTTATTCGGGGCGATGGGGTTTTCCGCCGTCTTTACCTATCTCCGTGACCGTCTGGGACTGATCCCGGCGGCCCTGTCTTCCCGCTGGTTTACCGCCCGGCAGATGGAGGTGGGGGTCATGATCTCCCCGATGGCTTTAGGGATCGGGTACTTGATTGGCCCCTTGGCGACGGGCGTATGGTTTCTGGGAGCGGTCCTCGCTTATCTCCTGATTGTTCCGGTTGGCCCGGCGGTTGGGCTTTTGGCTTCGCCTGCGGCGGCGGCCGCCTTCAAGAACACCCTTGGTTTGGGCCTGATGGTCGGGACGGGGGTCGGGATTGTGGTTGCCTTTCTCCTCAATTTGGTACAGAATTTATCTAAAAAAGGGAACGCCGCCCAAAGCGGCGGGCAAACGGAAAAGACGGCAGCCCCGGCCAAAGGGGGGATCGGCATCCGGACCTTACAGATCGGTGGTGTTCTGATCGCCTATGGCTTCAGCCTGGTGGCGGGCGTACCACCATTGGCCGCCGTCTTACTGGTCGGAGGCGTTTTTGTGGCGACGGCGATGGCGGCGACGATCACCGGTGAAACCGGGATTAACCCCATGGAGATCTTCGGCATCATTATTCTTTTGGCGATTCGGGCCATGATGCCGGTGTCGACGACCGCCGCGTTTCTGATCGCCGCCTGTGTGGCGATTGCCTGCGGGTATGCCGGTGATATCCTCAATGACTACAAGTCCGGGTTTATTCTAAAGACGAACCCGAAAGCCCAATTCGTCTCGGAGTTGGTGGGCGGACTGGTGGGGACGGTCGTGGCCACTGTGGCAATGTTTGCTTTGATCACCCGTTTCGGCGGGGTTGGCACCGAGTATCTACCGGCGCCGCAGGCCAAAGCTGTCACTCAGATGGTGCACGGACTTGGCGACCCGGTGGTCTTTGGGAGTGCGGTGGCCGTTGGCGCCCTTTTGTACCTGGCGCGGGTCCCCGCGATGACGCTGGGGATCGGGATGTACTTGCCCTTTGCCATATCCTTCACTGTTTTTCTCGGGGGGCTAACGCGGCTGGTTTATGAACGGGTAAAACCGGGGGCGACGACCAACGGTGAGGTGGTGGCTTCCGGCCTTTTCGGCGGGGAAGGTATCGTTGGCGTGACCATCGCTATCGTCAGCATGTTGACCGGAGCGTAG
- a CDS encoding YbaB/EbfC family nucleoid-associated protein has product MMANMQQALKQIQKMQAEMQRVQEELATKTVTKTVGGGVVAVEISGALEVKKVTIEPEALEDKEMLEDLLVAAVNEAIKEAQELSAAEMAKVTGNLKIPGLPGGLF; this is encoded by the coding sequence ATGATGGCAAACATGCAACAGGCTTTAAAGCAGATCCAGAAGATGCAGGCGGAAATGCAACGGGTACAGGAGGAATTGGCGACAAAAACCGTCACGAAAACGGTGGGCGGTGGGGTGGTTGCCGTAGAGATCAGCGGGGCCCTTGAGGTCAAAAAAGTGACGATTGAACCGGAAGCGCTGGAGGATAAGGAGATGCTCGAAGACCTCCTGGTCGCTGCGGTGAACGAGGCGATCAAAGAAGCGCAGGAATTATCCGCGGCGGAAATGGCCAAAGTGACCGGTAATTTGAAGATTCCCGGTTTACCCGGTGGACTTTTCTAG
- a CDS encoding AMP-binding protein has protein sequence MKEYVTGEYQSYEEFLHQFKLEAPANFNFAYDVVDRIAAETPDRVALVWCNEEGESKIISFAEMKEYSDRVACFLKRVGIKKGDKVMLILKRRYEFWYTLLGLHKVGATAVPATHLLTAQDIIYRNQAAEVKMIIAVADPQVLAHVEEAAPASPSLQWKVMVNGEESRPGWLNFTREVAASEPVFPRTAAEEVTPEDISLLYFTSGTTGHPKMVAHNFQYPLGHVVTAKYWQRVKEGGLHLTVAETGWAKAVWGKIYGQWMAGSAVFVYDFDRFNAQNLLRMLEKYKVTTFCAPPTVYRYLIKEDLGSYDLSALEYCVVAGEPLNPEVYHQFYKMTGLELREGYGQTELTVAIATFPWLKPKPGSMGKPAPGYEVELIDDEGHLCEVGEVGQITIRTDRHKPLGFFAGYYRDPEKTQAVWHDGRYYTGDTAWRDEDGYYWFVGRVDDVIKSSGYRIGPFEVESALMEHPAVLECAVTGIPDPDRGQVVKATVVLAPGYTPSDQLAKELQEHVKRVTAPYKYPRVIEFRSELPKTISGKIRRVQIREEHQNR, from the coding sequence ATGAAGGAATACGTAACGGGTGAGTATCAATCTTACGAAGAGTTTTTGCACCAGTTTAAACTGGAAGCACCGGCGAATTTTAACTTTGCCTATGATGTGGTTGACCGGATCGCGGCGGAGACCCCGGACCGGGTGGCGCTGGTCTGGTGTAATGAAGAAGGAGAAAGCAAGATCATCAGCTTTGCGGAGATGAAAGAGTACAGTGACCGGGTTGCCTGTTTTTTGAAACGGGTTGGCATTAAAAAGGGCGACAAGGTGATGTTGATCTTAAAACGCCGTTACGAATTCTGGTATACCCTCCTGGGCCTCCATAAAGTGGGGGCGACGGCCGTTCCGGCGACCCACCTGCTGACCGCCCAGGATATTATTTACCGGAACCAAGCGGCGGAGGTGAAAATGATTATCGCCGTGGCCGACCCCCAGGTGCTGGCCCACGTCGAGGAGGCCGCGCCGGCTTCCCCCAGTCTCCAGTGGAAAGTGATGGTGAACGGGGAAGAATCGCGCCCGGGCTGGCTTAATTTTACCCGGGAAGTGGCCGCCTCCGAACCGGTCTTTCCGCGGACGGCGGCGGAGGAAGTGACGCCGGAGGATATTTCCCTGCTCTATTTTACCTCGGGTACGACCGGACACCCGAAGATGGTGGCCCATAACTTCCAATATCCTTTGGGGCATGTGGTGACCGCCAAATATTGGCAGCGGGTGAAAGAGGGCGGCTTGCATCTGACCGTGGCGGAGACCGGCTGGGCGAAGGCGGTCTGGGGGAAGATTTACGGACAATGGATGGCCGGAAGCGCCGTTTTTGTCTATGATTTTGACCGTTTTAACGCCCAGAATTTACTACGGATGCTCGAGAAATATAAGGTAACGACCTTTTGTGCCCCACCGACGGTCTACCGTTACCTGATCAAAGAGGACCTCGGCAGTTATGACTTGTCCGCTTTGGAATACTGTGTAGTGGCCGGGGAGCCGTTGAACCCCGAAGTTTATCACCAGTTTTACAAGATGACCGGCCTAGAACTTCGTGAAGGCTATGGACAGACCGAATTGACCGTGGCGATTGCCACTTTCCCCTGGCTGAAGCCGAAACCCGGTTCGATGGGCAAACCGGCGCCCGGTTACGAGGTGGAGCTTATCGACGACGAGGGGCATCTCTGTGAGGTTGGTGAGGTCGGGCAGATTACGATCCGGACTGACCGCCACAAACCGCTGGGTTTCTTTGCCGGCTACTACCGGGATCCCGAAAAAACCCAGGCTGTTTGGCATGACGGCCGTTATTATACCGGGGATACGGCCTGGCGTGATGAAGACGGTTATTATTGGTTTGTTGGCCGGGTGGATGATGTGATTAAGAGTTCCGGTTACCGGATTGGCCCCTTCGAGGTGGAGAGTGCCCTGATGGAACACCCGGCGGTTTTGGAATGTGCCGTGACCGGTATTCCCGATCCGGACCGGGGGCAAGTGGTCAAGGCGACGGTGGTCCTAGCTCCGGGTTATACCCCCAGCGACCAGTTGGCAAAGGAACTGCAAGAGCACGTCAAGCGCGTGACCGCACCCTACAAATACCCGCGGGTGATTGAGTTCCGTTCGGAGCTGCCCAAGACGATCAGCGGGAAGATCCGGCGGGTTCAAATTAGGGAAGAGCACCAGAACAGGTAG
- the recR gene encoding recombination mediator RecR has translation MTHYPKPMSRLIKELAKLPGIGPKTAQRLAFHLFAMPRDEVVGLATAMVEAKESLKYCDVCGHLTDESPCQVCQDSTRDRHLLCVVEEPKDVIALEKTREFKGVYHVLHGALSPLEGIGPEELTIAQLMQRLQTREINEVILACDPDMEGEATALYLAKIIKPLGIKVTRLARGLPIGGDLEYIDEVTLGKAIEGRQEL, from the coding sequence ATGACTCACTATCCAAAACCAATGAGCCGGCTCATCAAAGAGCTGGCCAAATTACCGGGCATTGGGCCCAAAACCGCCCAACGTTTGGCCTTTCACCTGTTTGCGATGCCCCGGGATGAGGTGGTCGGACTGGCGACAGCGATGGTGGAAGCGAAGGAAAGCCTGAAGTACTGTGACGTCTGCGGCCATCTGACCGACGAATCTCCTTGCCAGGTCTGCCAAGACTCCACCCGCGATCGCCACTTGCTTTGTGTGGTGGAGGAACCAAAGGATGTGATTGCCCTCGAAAAAACCCGGGAGTTCAAAGGAGTCTACCATGTTCTCCATGGTGCGCTTTCTCCCCTGGAGGGAATTGGCCCCGAAGAACTGACCATTGCCCAACTGATGCAGCGCCTGCAGACCAGAGAGATTAACGAAGTGATCCTGGCTTGCGACCCTGATATGGAAGGGGAGGCCACCGCTTTATACCTGGCCAAGATCATCAAACCGTTGGGGATCAAGGTTACCCGTTTGGCGCGCGGGTTGCCGATCGGAGGCGACCTGGAGTATATCGATGAAGTGACCTTGGGGAAAGCAATCGAGGGCCGGCAAGAACTTTAA
- the coaW gene encoding type II pantothenate kinase, whose translation MGMVIGIDVGGSTTKIVGLHDHKVYSPLLVKANDPVASIYGAFGKFINANGLTLNDIEHVMITGVGSSYIHQPLYGIPTTKVDEFRAIGKGGLFLSKLPRAIVVSMGTGTAYIMADEQGEVHMGGTGVGGGTLLGLSSKMLNIRHFDDLIAMAEGGNLAHIDLNIGDITQDQIVGLPPETTASNFGKISDLATKADIALGIINLVFQTIGMLAVFATRIYNTRDVVLTGNLTTVPQSQAIFEMLHRMYQVQFHTPPYAEFATATGAALSLPTAGNRL comes from the coding sequence ATGGGTATGGTGATCGGGATCGATGTCGGGGGCAGCACGACGAAGATCGTCGGTCTGCATGACCATAAAGTGTACAGTCCTTTGTTGGTGAAAGCCAACGATCCGGTGGCGTCGATTTACGGCGCTTTTGGCAAGTTTATCAACGCCAACGGACTGACGTTGAACGATATCGAACACGTCATGATTACAGGGGTAGGTTCTTCCTATATTCACCAACCGCTTTATGGGATCCCCACCACCAAGGTGGACGAGTTCCGGGCCATCGGGAAAGGCGGCTTGTTCCTGAGTAAGCTGCCGCGGGCGATTGTGGTGAGTATGGGGACGGGGACGGCCTACATCATGGCCGATGAACAGGGGGAGGTCCATATGGGGGGAACCGGGGTCGGCGGCGGGACCCTCCTGGGGCTCTCCAGTAAAATGTTGAACATCCGGCATTTTGACGATTTGATCGCCATGGCGGAGGGGGGGAATCTGGCGCATATCGATCTGAACATCGGCGATATCACCCAGGACCAGATCGTCGGTTTGCCGCCGGAGACCACTGCTTCCAACTTTGGAAAGATTAGTGACCTGGCCACGAAGGCCGATATCGCGCTGGGCATAATTAACCTGGTCTTCCAGACCATTGGGATGTTGGCGGTTTTTGCCACCCGGATTTACAATACGCGGGACGTGGTCTTAACCGGGAATCTGACCACCGTTCCCCAGTCCCAGGCAATCTTTGAAATGTTGCACCGCATGTATCAGGTGCAGTTCCATACACCGCCCTACGCCGAGTTTGCCACGGCGACGGGGGCGGCCTTATCCTTGCCGACGGCGGGCAATCGCCTCTAA
- a CDS encoding helix-turn-helix domain-containing protein yields MGEEIRQLAARIKEIREIEGLSSEQLAADLEITPELYLSYESGEEDIPVGILYRIARRFKLELSALLTGEEPRLRSYAITRKGRGVSVERRKAYKYQSLAYNYIDKKAEPFLVTVEPKPDTQPVELNSHPGQEFNYVLSGTLQVFIDGYEVVLYPGDSIYFDSGIEHGMKALNGEPAQFLAVII; encoded by the coding sequence ATGGGAGAGGAGATCAGACAACTGGCCGCCCGTATTAAAGAGATCCGGGAGATCGAAGGGTTATCCTCGGAGCAACTGGCGGCGGATCTTGAGATCACGCCCGAACTCTATTTAAGCTACGAAAGCGGGGAGGAGGATATCCCGGTCGGGATCCTGTACCGGATTGCGCGCCGGTTTAAACTGGAACTCAGCGCGCTGCTGACCGGGGAGGAGCCCCGGCTTCGCAGCTACGCCATTACCCGGAAAGGGCGGGGGGTTTCGGTCGAAAGAAGAAAGGCCTATAAGTACCAGAGTCTGGCCTACAATTACATCGATAAAAAAGCCGAGCCTTTTCTGGTGACGGTCGAGCCCAAACCCGACACGCAGCCGGTCGAACTGAACAGCCATCCGGGACAGGAGTTTAATTACGTCCTTTCCGGGACCCTTCAGGTTTTTATCGATGGTTATGAGGTGGTTTTGTATCCGGGCGATTCGATTTATTTCGATTCCGGGATCGAACACGGCATGAAGGCGCTCAATGGCGAACCGGCCCAGTTTTTGGCGGTGATTATCTAG